The following proteins come from a genomic window of Paeniglutamicibacter kerguelensis:
- a CDS encoding bifunctional phosphatase PAP2/diacylglycerol kinase family protein: MRGMLGKGTGQVAAIDRFIVRAVSRLPSGPQDTFFSTLSAAATKGKLWFAIAGGFAVVSGNPRRAAVHGVLALGVASVVTNLIFKTVLPRARPLPADLPVFRFVHPQPTSSSLPSGHSASAAAFTLGVGMVSPALGIALVPVAAGVAYSRVHTGAHWPSDVLLGSAIGVGAAILTRKWWPERQMAPPACRASAEAPAIDDGEGLSIAVNVLGGSYLPETVALIRETFPKAHIHEIKEGGDIAAEIQEAAARTGTKALGVWGGDGTVGTAGAAAVRHSLPLLVLPGGTLNHFARDVGVATLGEAAAAASAGSAVSSDFGFISVGRGIEGADETLELTMLNTASIGVYPNLVRRRERLQPALGKPLAGLVAGLRTFALDSPTTLKIDGVRHKLWILYLGRGRYYPRDMAPLTRPVLDDGVLDIRMVTADDPFARLRLLWAVVTGTVASAKVTHLSEASRLSLEADGEPLVLAVDGEPLTGVRTAEFTVQRGKLRVYSPLDGGKS, from the coding sequence ATGCGAGGCATGCTGGGCAAAGGCACGGGGCAGGTGGCGGCAATCGACCGCTTCATTGTCCGCGCCGTCTCGCGGCTGCCGTCCGGTCCGCAGGATACGTTCTTCAGCACCCTCTCCGCGGCAGCCACGAAGGGCAAACTCTGGTTCGCCATCGCCGGCGGCTTCGCCGTGGTTTCCGGCAATCCGCGCAGGGCCGCCGTGCACGGGGTCCTGGCGCTCGGGGTTGCCTCGGTCGTCACCAACCTGATCTTCAAGACCGTGCTTCCCCGGGCCCGGCCCCTACCGGCGGATCTCCCGGTCTTCCGTTTTGTGCATCCGCAGCCCACCAGCTCGTCCCTGCCTTCGGGGCATTCGGCCTCCGCGGCGGCCTTCACGCTGGGTGTCGGGATGGTGTCACCGGCACTGGGTATCGCTCTTGTCCCGGTCGCTGCAGGAGTGGCCTATTCCCGGGTCCATACGGGGGCCCATTGGCCTTCGGATGTGTTGTTGGGCTCCGCTATCGGCGTCGGAGCGGCCATTCTGACGCGGAAGTGGTGGCCTGAGCGGCAGATGGCCCCGCCCGCCTGCCGCGCGTCGGCCGAGGCACCCGCCATCGACGACGGCGAGGGGTTGAGCATCGCGGTCAATGTACTGGGCGGTTCCTACTTGCCAGAGACGGTTGCTCTGATTCGAGAAACCTTCCCCAAAGCGCATATTCACGAAATCAAGGAGGGTGGGGACATCGCCGCCGAGATCCAGGAGGCCGCCGCCCGGACCGGAACCAAGGCCTTGGGTGTGTGGGGCGGCGACGGTACGGTGGGGACCGCCGGCGCGGCCGCTGTCCGGCACTCCCTGCCACTGCTGGTCCTGCCCGGTGGAACGCTTAACCACTTCGCACGTGACGTCGGTGTAGCTACCCTTGGGGAGGCCGCGGCGGCTGCCTCGGCGGGGTCGGCTGTCTCGTCGGATTTCGGGTTTATCTCCGTGGGGCGCGGCATCGAGGGCGCCGACGAAACACTCGAGCTCACCATGCTGAACACGGCAAGCATCGGGGTCTATCCCAACCTGGTCCGGCGCCGCGAACGGCTCCAGCCGGCGCTGGGGAAACCGCTGGCCGGGCTCGTGGCGGGCCTGCGCACCTTCGCCTTGGACTCGCCCACCACACTGAAAATCGACGGAGTGCGGCACAAACTGTGGATCCTGTACCTGGGCCGGGGCCGCTACTACCCGCGTGACATGGCGCCCCTGACGCGGCCGGTGCTCGATGACGGTGTGCTGGACATCCGCATGGTTACCGCCGATGATCCCTTCGCCCGGCTTCGGCTGCTCTGGGCCGTGGTCACGGGAACGGTGGCCTCCGCCAAGGTCACGCACCTAAGCGAGGCGTCCCGGCTCAGCCTCGAGGCGGACGGAGAACCCCTGGTCCTGGCCGTGGACGGCGAACCGTTGACGGGTGTTCGGACGGCGGAGTTCACAGTGCAGCGCGGGAAGCTACGCGTGTACTCGCCCTTGGACGGCGGGAAGAGCTAG
- a CDS encoding NADP-dependent oxidoreductase, translating into MKAMAYASYGGVDKLEQLELPRPKVGPGSVLIRVKAAGVNPVDWKVMGGYLDPIMDVTFPVIPGWDVAGVVEAVGFDTPEFKVGDEVYAYGRRDSVHFGSFAEYMVLPAATVAHKPNSLSWEEAASLPLTGGTAQRTLDALDLKPGQTLLIHNGSGGVGQAAIQLAVVAGVRVLATGSEKNHETLAALGAEPVTYGDGLVERVRALAPEGVDAVADFHGGALESTLAVLKDSGTHASIADGSVMGHGGHFIWVRPDGKELDRLSALVDDGKLKINVVSTYPMQEAAAAFGESMAGHAGGKIVLTGFTN; encoded by the coding sequence ATGAAAGCCATGGCCTACGCGAGCTACGGAGGCGTCGACAAGCTGGAACAGCTTGAGCTTCCCCGTCCCAAGGTCGGGCCAGGAAGCGTGCTGATCCGCGTCAAGGCTGCGGGCGTGAACCCGGTGGACTGGAAGGTCATGGGCGGTTACCTCGACCCGATCATGGACGTCACCTTCCCCGTCATTCCGGGATGGGACGTTGCGGGCGTGGTGGAAGCCGTCGGCTTCGACACCCCCGAGTTCAAGGTGGGCGACGAGGTCTACGCCTACGGCCGGCGCGACAGCGTGCACTTCGGCTCCTTCGCGGAGTACATGGTGCTTCCCGCCGCCACGGTTGCGCACAAGCCAAACTCCTTGTCATGGGAAGAGGCCGCATCGCTTCCGCTGACCGGCGGCACCGCCCAGCGCACTTTGGACGCGTTGGACCTGAAGCCGGGCCAAACCTTGCTGATTCACAACGGCTCCGGCGGCGTGGGTCAAGCGGCCATCCAGTTGGCGGTCGTTGCGGGCGTACGCGTCCTGGCCACCGGTTCTGAAAAGAACCACGAAACCCTGGCCGCGCTCGGCGCCGAGCCCGTGACCTACGGCGACGGCCTGGTTGAGCGCGTGCGTGCGCTGGCGCCCGAGGGGGTCGACGCCGTCGCGGACTTCCACGGCGGCGCACTCGAATCCACCCTTGCGGTGCTGAAGGATTCCGGAACCCACGCGTCCATCGCCGACGGTTCGGTCATGGGCCACGGCGGCCACTTCATCTGGGTGCGCCCCGACGGCAAGGAACTGGACCGACTCAGCGCACTGGTGGATGACGGCAAGCTCAAGATCAACGTCGTCTCCACGTACCCGATGCAGGAAGCTGCTGCGGCGTTCGGCGAAAGCATGGCGGGACATGCCGGCGGCAAGATCGTGCTGACGGGGTTCACCAACTAG
- a CDS encoding YchJ family protein — translation MDKDERCPCNTGEIYGSCCGRFHTGYSDPQAPAWPATAVELMRSRYSAFALMLPGYLLATWHPSTRPTELDLDETIVWKNLEIVRTEAGGPFDQTGIVEFVARYGLLGQREYQHEVSEFVREDGRWYYLDAVE, via the coding sequence ATGGATAAAGATGAACGCTGCCCATGCAATACAGGGGAAATCTACGGTTCCTGCTGTGGTCGATTTCACACCGGCTATTCCGATCCGCAGGCACCGGCGTGGCCCGCAACTGCAGTTGAGTTGATGCGTTCGCGCTACAGCGCCTTCGCCCTGATGCTTCCCGGCTACCTGCTTGCCACCTGGCATCCGAGCACCCGCCCCACGGAGCTCGATCTTGACGAGACGATCGTGTGGAAGAACCTGGAGATTGTCCGCACCGAGGCCGGTGGCCCCTTCGACCAGACCGGCATCGTCGAGTTTGTCGCACGCTACGGGCTGCTTGGCCAGCGCGAATACCAGCACGAGGTCAGCGAATTCGTGCGCGAGGACGGCCGCTGGTACTACCTGGACGCTGTGGAATAG
- the purS gene encoding phosphoribosylformylglycinamidine synthase subunit PurS: MPRIVVDVMPKPEILDPQGKAIVGALPRLGFTAFSEVRQGKRFELTVDGEVTEEILAQARTAAETLLSNPVIEDVVNVEVVAD; this comes from the coding sequence ATGCCCCGGATCGTTGTTGATGTTATGCCCAAGCCCGAGATTCTTGACCCGCAGGGCAAGGCCATCGTCGGAGCACTGCCCCGTCTTGGTTTCACCGCCTTTAGCGAAGTCCGTCAGGGCAAGCGGTTCGAACTGACCGTCGACGGCGAGGTGACCGAGGAAATCTTGGCACAGGCCCGCACCGCGGCCGAAACCCTCCTCTCGAACCCGGTCATCGAAGACGTTGTCAACGTCGAGGTTGTCGCAGACTAA
- the purQ gene encoding phosphoribosylformylglycinamidine synthase subunit PurQ, whose amino-acid sequence MSATELPLIGDYSTPSTELNGARIGVVTFPGTLDDRDAARAIRLTGAEAVSLWHADHDLQNVDAVVIPGGFSYGDYLRAGAIARFAPMMGNIIDAANSDAKLPVLGICNGFQILTESHLLPGSMVKNDHLKFLCRDQVLRVENNTTAWTNQYAKGEEITIVLKNQDGQYVADEKTLDALEAEGRVAFSYVGWNPNGSRRNIAGITNAAGNVVGLMPHPEHAVEAGFGPDHTGTDGLGFFTSVLTHLVGGQK is encoded by the coding sequence ATGAGTGCAACCGAACTCCCCTTGATCGGCGACTACTCGACGCCGAGCACCGAGCTGAACGGCGCCCGCATCGGCGTCGTCACGTTCCCCGGAACCCTCGATGACCGCGACGCAGCTCGCGCCATCCGGTTGACCGGGGCCGAGGCCGTGTCCCTGTGGCACGCCGACCACGACCTGCAGAACGTCGACGCAGTCGTCATCCCGGGTGGCTTCTCCTACGGGGACTACCTGCGCGCCGGCGCCATCGCCCGCTTCGCACCGATGATGGGCAACATCATCGACGCCGCGAACTCCGATGCCAAGCTGCCCGTTCTGGGCATTTGCAACGGCTTCCAGATCCTGACCGAATCGCACCTGCTGCCGGGCTCCATGGTGAAGAACGACCACCTGAAGTTCCTCTGCCGCGACCAGGTCCTGCGTGTGGAAAACAACACCACCGCCTGGACCAACCAGTACGCCAAGGGTGAGGAAATCACCATCGTGCTGAAGAACCAGGACGGCCAGTACGTCGCCGACGAGAAGACCCTTGACGCCCTCGAGGCCGAGGGCCGCGTGGCCTTCAGCTACGTCGGCTGGAACCCGAACGGTTCCCGCCGCAACATCGCCGGCATCACCAATGCCGCGGGCAACGTGGTGGGCCTCATGCCGCACCCGGAGCACGCAGTGGAGGCCGGATTCGGCCCCGACCACACCGGAACCGACGGACTTGGGTTCTTCACCTCCGTCCTGACCCACCTTGTTGGAGGCCAGAAGTGA
- the purL gene encoding phosphoribosylformylglycinamidine synthase subunit PurL has translation MDTVANAAATPDTELPWAELGLKQNEFEEVVKVLGRRPTAAELAMYSVMWSEHCSYKSSKNHLRQFGDKVTEEMKKDMLVGIGENAGVTNLGDGWAVTFKIESHNSPTMIEPYQGAATGIGGIVRDIISMGARPVAVMDPLRFGAIDHPDTARVIHGAVAGIGGYGNSLGLPNIGGEMVFDSVYQGNPLVNALAVGVMRHEDIRLANASGKGNKVVLFGARTGGDGIGGASILSSETFDDTKPSKRPAVQVGDPFAEKVLIECCLELFKGSLVEGIQDLGAAGISCATSELASNGDGGMEVELTSVLLRDPSLTPGEILMSESQERMMAVVSPENIEAFEATMDKWAVEYSWLGEVTDTGRLIIKWDGEVIVDVDPRTVAHDGPLYDRPYARPEWQDALQADTFKSSEAGANLPATGEELKAALVELMASPNMCDKSWITNQYDRYVGGNTALAAPDDAGVIRVDEKTGLGVALATDANGRYTFLDPYHGAQLALSEAYRNVATSGAVPMAVSDCLNFGSPEDSDVMWQLAEAIRGLSDACMELGVPVTGGNVSLYNQTGDTPIHPTPVVAMLGKLDDVARRTPSGWRADADGQAIYLLGTTFDELDGSEFANIRGHLGGLPPKVDLAAEKTLGAILINASRDGMIDSAHDISEGGIGAALAEMALRYNVGARVALDDLCARDGLDAFTALFSESQARAIVAVPRSEEVRFNDMATARNFPVVRLGVVDAAATSLEIQGQFDLDLAELREAHEATLPKYFG, from the coding sequence ATGGACACCGTGGCCAATGCCGCCGCGACTCCCGACACCGAACTTCCGTGGGCCGAGCTCGGCCTGAAGCAGAACGAATTCGAAGAGGTCGTCAAGGTCCTGGGCCGCCGCCCGACCGCGGCGGAACTCGCCATGTACTCGGTCATGTGGTCCGAGCACTGCTCCTACAAGTCCTCGAAGAACCACCTGCGCCAGTTCGGCGACAAGGTGACCGAGGAAATGAAGAAGGACATGCTCGTTGGCATCGGCGAAAACGCCGGCGTGACCAACCTGGGCGACGGCTGGGCCGTGACCTTCAAGATCGAATCGCACAACTCCCCCACGATGATCGAACCGTACCAGGGTGCGGCCACCGGCATCGGCGGCATCGTGCGCGACATCATCTCCATGGGCGCCCGCCCGGTCGCCGTGATGGACCCGTTGCGCTTCGGCGCGATCGACCACCCGGACACCGCACGCGTCATCCACGGTGCCGTCGCCGGCATCGGCGGCTACGGCAACTCGCTGGGCCTGCCGAACATCGGCGGCGAAATGGTCTTCGACTCCGTCTACCAAGGCAACCCGCTGGTGAACGCGCTTGCAGTTGGCGTCATGCGCCACGAGGACATCCGCCTGGCCAACGCGTCGGGCAAGGGCAACAAGGTCGTGCTCTTCGGCGCACGCACCGGCGGCGACGGCATCGGCGGCGCCTCCATCCTGTCCTCGGAGACCTTCGACGACACCAAGCCCTCCAAGCGCCCGGCCGTCCAGGTGGGCGACCCGTTCGCGGAAAAGGTGCTCATCGAGTGCTGCCTCGAGCTGTTCAAGGGTTCCCTCGTCGAGGGCATCCAGGACCTCGGAGCCGCCGGCATCTCCTGCGCCACCTCGGAGCTTGCCTCCAACGGCGACGGCGGCATGGAGGTCGAACTGACCTCCGTCCTGCTGCGCGATCCCTCGCTGACCCCGGGCGAGATCCTGATGTCCGAGTCCCAGGAACGCATGATGGCCGTTGTCTCCCCGGAGAACATCGAAGCCTTCGAGGCGACCATGGACAAGTGGGCCGTGGAGTACTCCTGGCTGGGCGAGGTCACCGACACCGGCCGCCTGATCATTAAGTGGGACGGCGAAGTCATCGTCGACGTCGACCCGCGCACCGTGGCACACGACGGCCCGCTCTACGACCGTCCGTACGCCCGCCCGGAATGGCAGGACGCCCTGCAGGCGGACACCTTCAAGTCCTCGGAGGCCGGCGCCAACCTGCCGGCCACCGGCGAAGAGCTGAAGGCCGCCCTGGTTGAGCTGATGGCTTCCCCGAACATGTGCGACAAGTCCTGGATCACCAACCAGTACGACCGCTACGTGGGCGGCAACACCGCCCTGGCAGCCCCGGACGACGCCGGCGTGATCCGCGTTGACGAGAAGACCGGCCTGGGCGTTGCCCTGGCCACCGACGCCAACGGCCGCTACACCTTCCTGGATCCGTACCACGGCGCGCAGCTGGCCCTCTCCGAGGCCTACCGCAACGTCGCCACCTCCGGCGCCGTGCCGATGGCCGTCTCCGACTGCCTGAACTTCGGCTCCCCCGAGGATTCCGATGTCATGTGGCAGCTGGCGGAGGCCATTCGCGGCCTCTCCGACGCCTGCATGGAACTCGGCGTCCCGGTCACCGGCGGCAACGTGTCCCTGTACAACCAGACCGGCGACACCCCGATCCACCCGACCCCCGTGGTCGCGATGCTCGGCAAGCTGGACGACGTGGCCCGCCGCACCCCTTCGGGATGGCGCGCGGATGCAGATGGCCAGGCCATCTACCTGCTGGGCACCACGTTCGACGAGCTCGACGGTTCGGAATTCGCGAACATCCGCGGACACCTCGGCGGCCTGCCGCCGAAGGTCGACCTCGCAGCGGAGAAGACCCTGGGTGCGATCCTGATCAACGCCTCGCGCGATGGCATGATCGACTCAGCCCACGACATCTCCGAGGGCGGCATCGGCGCGGCACTGGCCGAAATGGCCCTGCGCTACAACGTCGGCGCCCGAGTGGCCCTGGACGACCTGTGCGCACGTGACGGCCTCGACGCCTTCACCGCACTGTTCTCCGAGTCGCAGGCCCGCGCCATCGTTGCGGTCCCGCGCTCCGAAGAGGTTCGCTTCAACGACATGGCCACCGCACGCAACTTCCCCGTGGTCCGCCTCGGTGTCGTTGACGCCGCGGCCACCTCGCTGGAAATCCAGGGTCAGTTCGACCTGGACCTCGCCGAGCTGCGCGAAGCGCACGAGGCAACCCTGCCGAAGTACTTCGGCTAA
- a CDS encoding dihydrofolate reductase family protein, giving the protein MKLTLTEFVSLDGVSQGPGSPDEDTSGGFTQGGWLVPHMDAAFIDQAAQWLGQADGLLLGRRTYEAFARDWPQITDADDPFTALMNSLPKYVASHTLERGSWNPTTILSGDVAAQVAELKSRPGRELQIHGSARLAGSLLAAGLIDEMRLVVAPVVLGHGRRLFPEGGSAAGLRLTGSTTTPGGLALLTYERTGDASYATYTGVSDVR; this is encoded by the coding sequence ATGAAGCTGACATTGACGGAGTTCGTGAGCCTTGACGGCGTATCGCAGGGTCCGGGATCCCCGGATGAAGACACCAGTGGCGGCTTCACCCAGGGCGGGTGGCTGGTTCCGCACATGGATGCGGCATTCATCGACCAGGCGGCGCAGTGGCTGGGTCAGGCCGATGGACTTCTGCTCGGCCGCCGCACCTATGAGGCCTTTGCGCGTGACTGGCCGCAGATCACCGATGCCGACGATCCCTTCACCGCGCTGATGAACAGTCTTCCGAAGTATGTCGCCTCACACACCCTGGAGCGGGGCAGCTGGAACCCGACCACCATTTTGTCCGGGGATGTTGCCGCGCAGGTCGCGGAACTCAAGTCGAGGCCCGGCCGGGAACTCCAGATCCATGGAAGTGCCAGGCTCGCCGGATCGTTGCTGGCCGCGGGGTTGATCGACGAGATGAGGCTCGTCGTTGCGCCCGTCGTCTTGGGCCACGGCCGCCGGTTGTTCCCGGAGGGTGGATCCGCCGCCGGGCTGCGACTGACGGGCAGCACCACCACCCCGGGCGGGCTCGCCCTGCTGACCTATGAGCGGACCGGGGACGCCAGCTACGCAACCTACACGGGCGTGTCCGACGTCCGCTGA
- a CDS encoding lipase family protein, producing the protein MKKIPLWVRPFLGLAMVVLGAVLALNSSASIQAFVLAVSVGLVAVGIARIIEAFGEDADHGSDHGSVVRWITGISGTLLAGMGIAAMVWRGATLPVLALAVALLLLLSGVASLVSLFRSSNTNRTYSLLGGLASIATGTLVLVWPKLTVWAFGVFFGGWLVFTGLRLIIDFFARGRKNPSTPAKRRLAGFGKVAGSAVALLAAVVMVLVTPLIHAGDPRQVPDAFYTPPTDIPAGPGQLLRVEPLSQGVPENAAAWRILYTTTHPDGSPAVASGSVVVPANHGTEALPVVSMAHGTKGIVPGCAPSLSSVPYSDGPAAALRELIGQGWAGVMTDYVGLGTKGPHPYLVGQAEARNVLDAFRAASQLEEFSLRDDTLIWGHSQGGHGALWSAAIAKDYAPEIKVLGVAALAPATNLVDLALGVKDAAAGKVVSSYIAESWNDVFPELNVESQITPGYARSAQRIGELCFDGRDALAAVIGGTQLFDAVIPDSALNGPLGGKLRENSVNQNINYPLFVGQGLDDQLVLPGMQRGWVAERCAAGQHMEYREYEGRDHMPLVEDDSPLIPELVRWANDRLDGKAPVNTCR; encoded by the coding sequence ATGAAGAAGATCCCATTGTGGGTACGCCCTTTCCTGGGCTTGGCCATGGTGGTTCTTGGCGCCGTCCTGGCGCTGAACTCTTCGGCTTCGATCCAGGCGTTCGTGCTCGCGGTGTCCGTGGGGCTGGTCGCCGTGGGAATCGCCCGGATCATCGAGGCGTTCGGCGAGGATGCGGATCACGGCTCCGACCACGGCTCGGTAGTCCGGTGGATCACCGGCATCAGCGGCACTCTCCTCGCAGGAATGGGCATCGCCGCAATGGTTTGGCGCGGAGCCACCCTTCCCGTGTTGGCCCTGGCCGTCGCGCTGCTCCTGCTTCTCTCCGGGGTGGCCTCTCTGGTCTCGCTATTCAGGTCCTCGAACACCAACCGAACCTATTCCTTGCTCGGCGGGCTGGCCTCGATCGCCACCGGCACCTTGGTGCTGGTCTGGCCCAAGCTGACGGTATGGGCCTTCGGGGTGTTCTTCGGCGGCTGGCTGGTCTTCACTGGCCTGCGCTTGATCATTGACTTCTTTGCCCGGGGCAGGAAAAATCCGTCCACCCCGGCCAAGCGCAGGCTGGCCGGATTCGGCAAGGTCGCCGGTTCCGCGGTGGCCCTGCTTGCGGCGGTTGTGATGGTCCTGGTGACCCCCTTGATCCACGCCGGCGATCCACGCCAGGTTCCAGATGCGTTCTACACCCCGCCCACCGACATTCCGGCCGGACCGGGCCAGCTGCTGCGCGTCGAGCCGTTGTCCCAGGGCGTGCCGGAGAATGCAGCCGCTTGGCGGATCCTCTACACCACCACCCATCCCGACGGTTCCCCCGCGGTGGCTTCCGGTTCCGTGGTGGTGCCCGCCAATCACGGAACAGAGGCACTTCCGGTGGTATCCATGGCCCACGGCACCAAGGGCATCGTTCCGGGTTGCGCACCGTCGTTGTCCTCCGTGCCGTATTCCGACGGACCCGCCGCAGCCCTGCGCGAGCTCATCGGCCAGGGCTGGGCCGGGGTCATGACCGACTACGTCGGGCTGGGCACCAAGGGGCCGCACCCCTACCTGGTGGGCCAGGCCGAGGCCAGGAACGTCCTGGATGCGTTTCGCGCGGCCAGCCAGCTCGAGGAATTCTCATTGCGCGACGACACCCTCATCTGGGGCCATTCCCAGGGCGGCCACGGGGCGTTGTGGAGCGCGGCCATCGCCAAGGACTACGCCCCGGAGATCAAGGTCCTTGGCGTGGCGGCGCTGGCGCCCGCCACCAACCTGGTGGACCTGGCGCTCGGGGTGAAGGACGCGGCCGCCGGCAAGGTGGTCTCCTCCTACATCGCCGAGTCGTGGAACGACGTCTTCCCGGAGCTCAACGTGGAAAGCCAGATCACGCCGGGCTACGCCAGATCCGCCCAGCGCATCGGCGAGCTCTGCTTCGACGGGCGCGATGCACTGGCCGCGGTCATCGGCGGCACCCAGCTATTCGACGCGGTGATTCCCGACTCCGCCTTGAACGGCCCGCTGGGCGGGAAGCTCCGGGAAAACTCGGTGAACCAAAACATCAACTACCCGCTCTTTGTGGGCCAGGGGCTGGACGACCAGCTGGTGCTTCCCGGGATGCAGCGCGGTTGGGTTGCCGAACGCTGTGCCGCCGGGCAGCACATGGAATACCGCGAATACGAAGGTAGGGACCACATGCCGTTGGTGGAAGACGATTCGCCACTGATCCCGGAGCTGGTCCGGTGGGCCAACGACCGGCTCGACGGCAAGGCACCGGTCAACACGTGCCGCTAG
- a CDS encoding DUF1990 family protein translates to MFEPLRHKLHQTFSAQETYDPVWERELDRGDDAGYFAHDSAVWVVHGGMSPMAAGIRALLTQALHPGALAGVAEHSNYQSDPLARLAGTIRWIFTLTYGDTQAARAACRWVQRRHVPVAGSYTSGAGDEKSYSANDPDLAAWVHIAFADAFLRSHEAFSGPVPQGADAYVREWAVAGELMGVKNPPRSEAELKAAIAGYEQRGELAGGPRVAEVVSFLTNPPLDPLILPGYKLLFAAVVGTLPESHRRMLGLERAAIGPVPLPSRLGGKAALGLAGITLAKKGPAELAARRRLFRLGVLNDLSYPEPGMTEHDEVPGGYGLLQLRERVGEGQAAFDALAEGLLTWELHRRSGLRTRPDTPRVQLGSRVELGFGFGPARITAPCRVVRLIEEVSRSGFAYGTLAGHPETGEESFAAVLGQDGSVYLEIRAVSKHSNRFYRLVSPAAEAAQRFATKHYVEAARRIAGSRP, encoded by the coding sequence AGGAAACCTACGATCCCGTCTGGGAGCGTGAGCTGGACCGCGGCGATGACGCCGGCTACTTTGCCCACGATTCGGCGGTCTGGGTGGTCCATGGCGGCATGAGCCCCATGGCTGCGGGCATCCGTGCCCTGCTGACCCAGGCGCTGCACCCCGGGGCGCTGGCCGGAGTGGCCGAACACTCGAACTACCAAAGCGATCCGCTGGCCAGGTTGGCCGGCACCATCCGCTGGATCTTCACGCTCACCTACGGCGACACCCAGGCCGCGCGGGCCGCCTGCCGGTGGGTGCAGCGGCGGCACGTCCCGGTGGCCGGCAGCTACACCTCCGGTGCGGGCGACGAGAAAAGCTATTCGGCCAACGACCCGGATCTGGCCGCCTGGGTCCACATCGCCTTTGCCGACGCGTTCCTGCGCAGCCACGAGGCGTTTTCCGGGCCGGTCCCGCAGGGTGCCGATGCGTATGTGCGCGAGTGGGCCGTCGCCGGTGAACTCATGGGCGTGAAAAACCCTCCACGGAGCGAAGCCGAGCTCAAGGCCGCCATCGCCGGGTACGAACAGCGCGGCGAACTTGCCGGCGGACCCCGGGTGGCCGAGGTCGTTTCCTTCCTGACGAACCCGCCGCTGGACCCGCTGATCCTGCCCGGCTACAAGCTGCTTTTTGCCGCGGTGGTCGGCACCCTGCCCGAAAGCCACCGCAGGATGCTGGGGCTCGAACGCGCCGCGATCGGCCCCGTCCCGCTGCCCAGCCGTTTGGGCGGCAAGGCTGCCCTGGGACTCGCGGGCATCACGCTGGCCAAGAAGGGGCCCGCCGAGCTTGCCGCACGGCGTCGCCTGTTCAGGCTGGGTGTGCTCAACGACCTGAGCTATCCCGAACCCGGCATGACCGAACACGACGAGGTGCCCGGGGGCTACGGCCTCCTGCAGCTGCGCGAACGGGTGGGGGAAGGCCAAGCCGCCTTCGACGCGCTTGCCGAAGGCTTGCTGACCTGGGAACTGCATAGGCGTTCGGGCCTGCGCACGCGGCCCGACACCCCGCGTGTCCAGCTCGGTAGCCGCGTCGAGTTGGGCTTCGGATTCGGTCCGGCACGCATCACCGCACCCTGCCGCGTGGTGCGGCTGATCGAGGAGGTCAGCCGATCCGGCTTTGCCTATGGAACGCTGGCCGGGCACCCCGAAACGGGGGAGGAGTCCTTTGCCGCGGTGCTGGGCCAGGACGGATCGGTGTACCTGGAAATCAGGGCCGTCTCCAAGCACTCCAACCGGTTCTACCGGCTGGTCTCCCCGGCGGCGGAAGCCGCCCAACGGTTCGCCACCAAGCACTACGTCGAGGCGGCGCGCCGGATCGCTGGATCCAGGCCTTGA